Proteins from a genomic interval of Mycobacterium conspicuum:
- a CDS encoding APC family permease, with amino-acid sequence MTNSTGNSTGAGGGGPQIPASVGDIAKRVFLGRPLITESLKSEKLSNAVALGALSPDAISSTAYGTEQILIELLPAAGLAAFTLLIPITGVILLILVLVAASYAQVVMAYSRAGGSYIVARENFGPKVAQVAAAALLIDYVVTVAVQSAAGTVAVVSAIPVLGPYSLVITVGVVLFICYANLRGLREAGIQFAVATYAFVIMVGLMIVVGIFRVLFGELPVYDPSQIPGTIPVHQGNGLVMGATILVLLRAFANGGSSLTGVEAISNTVDLFRKPQGLNARRVLIAMACILGFLLAGVSYLAHVTHAMPYQAGYPSMLSEVARAVFGHGMIGKVLYILVQTATAAILFTGANTSFNGFPALASFVAEDRFLPRQLMKRGYRLVFSNGIIVLTALSVALLVLTGGSVTALVPFYAIGVFTGFSMAGYGMTKHHLTQRESGWRHRLVINLSAGILSTVVVGIFAVAKFTEGAWLVVVVFPVLVWVLIRLNKEYRAEAAILEMFRTDRPDLVKYARHRVLVLVNSVDLATIEALRYGRGLRADELTAVHFVVDAAHATQLRKRWEHFGLDTPLRVVDCPDRRINRAAQLLVVKTRDEQPDTNVTVLLPRRTYAPLLGRLLHDRTADKISQAVSLIPDAAATIVPYDVESRIKEAYPDVLEHRVARELDKVEAWVSKDDDQKIESYEHPAHPAQSAHPGRPPSVITVAGMIPGQRATFEGRVSEVEDINKGRRTLRQVVVGDNSGDITLTFRSGRGGADIQPGQLLRITGKPRQSGTRPMWMADPAYHVVEEPAETGQESS; translated from the coding sequence GTGACTAATTCGACTGGTAATTCGACCGGTGCCGGGGGTGGCGGGCCTCAGATCCCGGCGTCCGTCGGGGACATTGCCAAGCGCGTCTTTTTGGGAAGACCGCTGATTACCGAGAGCCTCAAATCCGAAAAGCTATCGAATGCTGTTGCCCTGGGCGCACTTTCGCCCGACGCGATTTCGTCGACCGCATACGGCACCGAGCAGATCCTGATCGAGTTGCTGCCCGCCGCCGGGCTGGCGGCGTTCACGTTGCTGATTCCCATCACCGGCGTGATCCTGCTGATTCTGGTGCTGGTGGCCGCGTCGTACGCGCAGGTCGTGATGGCCTACTCACGCGCCGGAGGTTCCTACATCGTCGCGCGGGAGAACTTCGGCCCGAAGGTGGCGCAGGTCGCCGCCGCGGCACTGTTGATCGATTACGTGGTCACCGTGGCCGTGCAGTCCGCCGCCGGGACCGTCGCGGTGGTGTCGGCCATCCCGGTGCTGGGGCCCTACAGCCTAGTCATCACGGTCGGGGTGGTGCTGTTCATCTGCTATGCCAACCTGCGCGGCTTGCGCGAGGCCGGAATCCAATTCGCGGTGGCGACCTATGCCTTCGTCATCATGGTCGGCCTGATGATTGTGGTCGGTATCTTCCGCGTGCTCTTCGGCGAGTTGCCGGTTTACGACCCGAGCCAGATACCCGGAACGATTCCGGTGCACCAGGGCAACGGCCTCGTCATGGGCGCGACCATCCTGGTGCTGCTGCGTGCGTTCGCCAACGGCGGTTCGTCGCTGACGGGCGTCGAGGCGATCTCCAACACCGTCGACCTTTTCCGAAAGCCGCAGGGGCTCAACGCACGTCGGGTGCTGATCGCGATGGCCTGCATCCTCGGGTTCCTGTTGGCCGGGGTCTCCTACCTCGCCCACGTCACCCACGCCATGCCGTATCAGGCTGGATATCCGTCGATGCTGTCGGAGGTGGCCAGGGCGGTTTTCGGGCACGGGATGATCGGCAAGGTGCTCTACATTCTCGTCCAGACCGCGACCGCCGCGATCTTGTTCACCGGAGCCAATACCAGCTTCAACGGCTTCCCCGCGTTGGCCAGTTTCGTTGCCGAAGACCGCTTTCTGCCGCGGCAGCTGATGAAGCGCGGCTATCGGCTGGTGTTCTCCAACGGCATCATCGTGCTCACCGCGCTTTCGGTGGCGTTGCTGGTGCTGACCGGCGGCTCGGTCACCGCGCTGGTCCCGTTCTATGCGATCGGCGTGTTCACCGGGTTTTCGATGGCCGGCTACGGGATGACGAAACACCATCTGACGCAACGGGAATCCGGTTGGCGGCATCGCCTGGTGATCAACCTGTCCGCGGGGATCCTGTCGACGGTGGTGGTGGGTATCTTCGCGGTGGCGAAGTTCACCGAGGGCGCGTGGCTGGTGGTCGTCGTCTTCCCCGTCCTGGTGTGGGTGCTGATCCGGCTCAACAAGGAATATCGGGCCGAGGCCGCCATTTTGGAGATGTTCCGCACGGACCGTCCCGACTTGGTGAAGTACGCGCGGCACCGAGTGCTGGTCCTGGTGAACTCGGTCGACCTCGCGACGATCGAGGCGCTGCGGTACGGCAGGGGATTGCGGGCCGACGAATTGACCGCGGTGCACTTCGTGGTCGACGCGGCGCACGCCACGCAGCTGCGGAAGCGTTGGGAGCACTTCGGATTGGACACTCCGCTGCGGGTGGTGGATTGTCCGGATCGACGGATCAACCGGGCGGCACAGCTGCTGGTGGTCAAGACCCGCGACGAACAACCCGACACCAATGTCACCGTGCTGTTGCCGCGGCGGACCTACGCGCCGCTGCTGGGGAGATTGCTGCACGACCGCACCGCGGACAAGATCTCCCAAGCCGTCAGCCTGATCCCGGACGCCGCGGCGACGATCGTGCCCTACGACGTGGAGTCACGGATCAAGGAGGCCTATCCCGACGTCCTCGAACACCGCGTCGCGCGCGAACTCGACAAGGTCGAAGCGTGGGTATCAAAGGACGACGATCAGAAGATCGAGTCCTATGAGCATCCGGCGCATCCGGCGCAGTCGGCGCACCCGGGGCGCCCGCCGTCGGTGATCACGGTCGCCGGCATGATCCCCGGGCAGCGTGCCACCTTCGAAGGGCGGGTCAGCGAGGTCGAGGACATCAACAAGGGCCGGCGCACCCTGCGGCAGGTCGTCGTCGGCGACAACAGCGGCGACATCACCCTGACGTTCCGCTCCGGACGTGGCGGCGCCGACATCCAACCCGGCCAGCTGTTGCGGATCACGGGCAAGCCCCGTCAGAGCGGCACCCGGCCCATGTGGATGGCCGACCCGGCCTACCACGTGGTCGAGGAGCCGGCCGAGACGGGCCAGGAGAGCAGCTAG
- a CDS encoding alpha/beta hydrolase, which yields MKRLAAVLVSVLGLAFTANGYRPLTKHGYGSLYAFGYGVFASELPMQVLGAQLIAQAAVLRRLPTRIRRFSLAVSALSWLGLLGLRHSGRTADQPLTAALDAGLGIDRCRESRELWQRPAASGATAKKPGVVRMLRIYRDYAHDGDISYGDAGSRNHLDIWRRPDLDRNGRAPVLLQVPGGAWVTGNKRGQAHPLMSHLAELGWVCVAINYRLSPRSTWPDQIVDVKRALAWTKEHIADYGGDPDWIAITGGSAGGHLSSLAALTPNDPRFQPGFEDADTRVQAAVPFYGVYDFTRTDSSMHPLMVPMVAKQVFKLSRTEIAEPFRNASPIAHISADAPPFFVLHGRNDSLIPVEQARSFTARLREVSRQPVVYAELPCAQHAFEIFGSARAAHAAVAVERFLAEMYARRC from the coding sequence ATGAAGCGACTGGCCGCCGTCCTGGTATCGGTGTTGGGGCTCGCGTTCACCGCCAACGGATATCGTCCGCTGACCAAGCACGGCTACGGCTCGCTGTACGCGTTCGGCTACGGCGTGTTCGCCTCGGAACTCCCCATGCAGGTGCTGGGGGCACAGTTGATCGCGCAGGCGGCGGTGTTGCGGCGATTGCCGACGCGGATCCGCCGATTCAGCCTGGCGGTGTCCGCGTTGTCGTGGCTGGGGCTGCTGGGTCTGCGCCACAGCGGGCGCACGGCCGACCAGCCGCTGACGGCGGCGCTGGACGCCGGCCTGGGCATCGATCGGTGTCGTGAGTCGCGCGAGCTGTGGCAGCGGCCCGCGGCCTCGGGCGCGACCGCGAAGAAGCCCGGTGTGGTGCGCATGCTGCGGATCTACCGCGATTACGCGCACGACGGCGACATCAGTTACGGGGACGCCGGCTCGCGGAACCATTTGGACATCTGGCGGCGGCCCGATCTCGATCGCAACGGCCGCGCGCCGGTGCTGCTGCAGGTTCCCGGCGGCGCCTGGGTGACGGGAAACAAACGCGGACAAGCACATCCGCTGATGAGTCATCTGGCCGAGCTCGGTTGGGTGTGCGTCGCGATCAACTACCGGCTCAGCCCCCGCTCCACCTGGCCCGACCAGATCGTCGACGTCAAGCGCGCGCTTGCGTGGACCAAGGAGCACATCGCCGACTATGGCGGCGATCCGGACTGGATCGCGATCACCGGGGGCTCGGCCGGCGGGCATCTGTCCTCGCTTGCCGCGCTGACCCCCAACGATCCGCGGTTCCAGCCGGGCTTCGAGGACGCCGACACCCGGGTGCAGGCGGCCGTTCCGTTCTATGGCGTCTACGACTTCACCCGCACCGACAGTTCGATGCACCCGCTGATGGTGCCGATGGTGGCCAAGCAGGTGTTCAAGCTGAGCCGCACCGAGATCGCGGAGCCGTTTCGCAACGCCTCGCCGATCGCCCACATTTCGGCGGACGCGCCGCCGTTTTTCGTCTTGCACGGGCGCAACGATTCGCTGATTCCCGTCGAACAGGCCCGCAGCTTCACCGCGCGGTTGCGCGAAGTCAGCCGCCAGCCCGTCGTCTATGCCGAGTTGCCTTGCGCGCAGCACGCTTTCGAGATCTTCGGCTCGGCCCGCGCGGCGCATGCCGCGGTCGCCGTCGAGCGGTTCCTCGCCGAAATGTACGCGCGGCGCTGTTAG
- the dapC gene encoding succinyldiaminopimelate transaminase, translating into MASLPVFPWDTLADAKALAEAHPDGIVDLSVGTPVDPVAPLIQEALAAAAAAPGYPATAGTARLREAAAAALARRYGVTGLTEAAILPVIGTKELIAWLPTLLGLGGDDVVVVPELAYPTYDVGARLAGAQVLRADSLTQLGPRSPGLYYLNSPSNPTGRVLGVDHLRKVVGWARERGVVLASDECYLGLSWDPEPSVALSVLHPSVCGGDHTGLLAVHSLSKTSSLAGYRAGFVAGDPELVAELLAVRKHAGMMVPTPIQAAMVAALDDDAHEQQQRGRYARRRAALLPAMRSAGFTVDHSEGGLYLWATRGEACQDSVGWLAARGILVAPGNFYGPRGAQHVRVALTASDERVAAAVHRLTA; encoded by the coding sequence GTGGCGTCGCTGCCGGTGTTCCCCTGGGACACCTTGGCCGACGCCAAGGCGCTGGCCGAGGCTCATCCGGACGGCATCGTCGACCTGTCGGTCGGCACCCCGGTCGACCCGGTCGCGCCCCTGATTCAAGAGGCGCTGGCCGCCGCGGCCGCCGCGCCGGGATACCCGGCCACCGCCGGCACCGCGCGGCTGCGTGAGGCCGCGGCCGCCGCGCTGGCCCGCCGCTACGGCGTCACCGGGCTGACCGAGGCGGCGATCCTGCCGGTGATCGGCACCAAGGAGCTGATCGCCTGGCTGCCGACGCTGCTGGGACTGGGCGGCGACGACGTCGTGGTGGTGCCCGAACTGGCCTACCCGACGTACGACGTGGGCGCCCGGCTGGCCGGGGCGCAGGTGCTGCGGGCGGATTCGCTGACCCAGCTGGGTCCGCGGTCACCGGGGCTCTACTACCTGAACTCGCCGAGCAATCCGACCGGGCGGGTGCTGGGCGTCGACCACCTCCGCAAGGTCGTCGGCTGGGCTCGCGAGCGCGGTGTCGTGCTGGCCTCCGACGAGTGCTACCTGGGATTGAGTTGGGATCCAGAGCCGTCTGTGGCGCTGTCGGTGCTGCACCCGTCGGTCTGCGGGGGCGACCACACCGGGCTGCTGGCGGTGCACTCGCTGTCGAAGACCTCGTCGCTGGCCGGCTACCGCGCCGGCTTCGTCGCGGGGGATCCGGAATTGGTCGCCGAGCTGCTGGCGGTGCGCAAACACGCCGGCATGATGGTGCCCACGCCGATCCAGGCCGCCATGGTGGCCGCGCTGGACGACGACGCCCACGAGCAGCAGCAACGCGGGCGCTACGCACGCCGGCGCGCCGCCCTGTTGCCGGCCATGCGCTCGGCGGGCTTCACGGTCGACCACTCCGAGGGAGGCCTCTATCTATGGGCCACCCGCGGCGAGGCCTGCCAGGACAGCGTCGGTTGGTTGGCCGCGCGCGGCATCCTGGTGGCGCCGGGCAATTTCTACGGCCCGCGCGGTGCACAACATGTGCGCGTGGCGCTGACCGCCAGCGACGAGCGCGTCGCGGCCGCGGTGCACCGGCTCACGGCGTAG
- the fdxA gene encoding ferredoxin, with amino-acid sequence MTYTIAEPCVDIKDKACIEECPVDCIYEGARMLYIHPDECVDCGACEPVCPVEAIYYEDDVPEQWSQYTQINADFFAELGSPGGAAKVGMTENDPQVVKDLPPQGEGD; translated from the coding sequence GTGACGTACACGATCGCGGAACCCTGCGTCGACATCAAGGACAAGGCATGCATAGAGGAGTGCCCGGTCGACTGCATTTACGAGGGCGCTCGGATGCTCTACATCCACCCCGACGAATGCGTCGACTGCGGTGCGTGTGAACCGGTCTGCCCCGTCGAGGCGATCTACTACGAAGACGACGTGCCCGAGCAGTGGAGCCAATACACCCAGATCAACGCCGACTTCTTCGCCGAGCTGGGTTCGCCGGGCGGCGCGGCCAAGGTCGGGATGACCGAGAACGACCCGCAAGTGGTCAAGGACCTGCCGCCGCAAGGCGAAGGTGACTGA
- a CDS encoding hemophore-related protein has protein sequence MRLSLTRIAAAVGGLTLALTAGTGVASADPMDAIINTTCNYGQVMAALNATDPGAAAQFNQSAMAQGYLRSFLAAPPPKRAQMAQQIQAYPQAAQYVGLVQQVAAVCNNY, from the coding sequence GTGAGGCTGTCGTTGACGAGAATTGCCGCCGCGGTCGGCGGTCTGACATTGGCGTTGACCGCGGGAACGGGAGTCGCGTCCGCGGATCCCATGGATGCGATCATCAACACCACCTGCAACTACGGACAGGTCATGGCCGCGCTCAACGCCACCGACCCGGGGGCCGCCGCCCAGTTCAACCAGTCGGCGATGGCGCAGGGCTACCTGCGCTCATTCCTCGCCGCCCCGCCGCCGAAGCGCGCGCAGATGGCCCAACAGATCCAGGCTTACCCGCAGGCCGCGCAATACGTTGGGCTCGTCCAGCAGGTCGCCGCGGTCTGTAACAACTACTGA
- a CDS encoding DUF732 domain-containing protein yields the protein MPTAHPVAKVLIAVAVLAVGSATPAGAQIGPAPQRRTVQDFFAAVRAAGIVGTDPAMLADGYDVCWRLWRQHSPAKQVAAAVQRDHPPLTAEQAKRFVIAAYQDLCPVPGAYDWWAYGTS from the coding sequence ATGCCAACCGCCCACCCCGTTGCCAAGGTCCTAATCGCCGTGGCGGTGCTAGCCGTAGGGTCAGCGACGCCGGCCGGCGCTCAAATCGGCCCCGCACCGCAACGACGCACGGTCCAGGATTTCTTCGCCGCGGTGCGGGCGGCAGGCATCGTCGGAACCGACCCGGCGATGTTGGCGGACGGCTACGACGTGTGCTGGCGGCTTTGGCGGCAGCACAGCCCAGCGAAACAGGTGGCTGCGGCTGTACAGCGGGACCATCCGCCGCTGACCGCTGAACAGGCGAAGCGATTCGTCATCGCCGCCTACCAGGACCTGTGCCCCGTGCCCGGTGCGTACGACTGGTGGGCCTACGGCACCAGCTAA